From Pleurocapsa sp. PCC 7319:
AATAAATTTGAACCGTCGATAAAAATAGCTACGCGTCCCCTATTTTCTAGAATTTGTTCTGGTGTAAAAATAGGGTCGCTTCCGAAATTATCCAACATTGTGTAAAGCCTCATTTCTTATGAAAAAAATTTTTCTATGTGGGTGGATTAGCCCATAATTACTGACTACTAAGGTAGTCAAACCAATTTTTCTAGTTATAAAGGCGACGACAAAGCTTATTAAATTTTGATCGTCAGGACAGCTAATCATTTAGCTTAAGATTTAGATACTTCTGTTCAACTGTTATAAAAACGTTTTAACTTTAACTTGTTTTGTACTTTAATTTAGTAGTTTTATACCAATAAAAAACCCTATTATGCTAAATTAATTGCCATAATTTAATCTTCTGACGGTAATTCCAGCTTAGAAAATATAGGACTGGCTTTGCCCAAAGTCTTATTGGTTGATAGTTTGCCCCAAGATGAGTGAATCGGAAAGTTCTCTTTCGCTTGTGCTTGCTGATGGCTATTAAAATCCCAATCAAATCCTAATTGCTGATATATTTTACTGCTGATGTTTGGAATAATGGGGGATAGCAAATAAGCCGACAAACGGACAGACTCTAAGACAGCGTATAAGATTTGCTCGACTTCAGTTTGTTTTTCCTGTTTAAATAAACTCCAGGGTGCACTGTCATCAATATATTTATTGCTGGCACGCACTAAAGTTAAAATTTCTTGACAAGCTTGACTAAATTGAAGATTTTTATATGCTTGGATAACGCGATCGCCCAAGTCCATACCAATACTTTTCAGTGGATGGTCTGAACTATAGTCGGTGCTGGTTAATTGCGGTCCGTTTCCTTGGCAATATTTGGTCAACATTCCCAAAGTTCGATTAAGCAAATTACCCAGATCGTTAGCTAGATCGGCATTAAGCACATTAATAAAACGAGTTTCATTAAAATCGCCGTCTTTACCCAATTCGATCTCTTTAAGAAAGTAATAGCGTACAGCGTCTGAACCATATCTATCGACTAAATCAAAGGGGTCAATGGTATTTCCCAAAGTTTTACCCATTTTGAGTCCATCTTTGGTTAAAAAACCATGACCAAACACTCTTTTTGGTAAAGGCAAACCAGCAGAAGCTAACATAGCTGGCCAGTAAACCGCATGAAATCTTAATATATCTTTACCGATTAAATGTAAATTAATTGGCCACCACTGAGATAAAGCATTATCTAAACTAGGTTCTTGACCTGGCTCAAGTAATGCTGTGATATACCCTAAAAGAGCATCAAACCAGACATAGATAGTATGTTCCTCATCTACAGGGATTGGGAACCCCCAATCTAAATTGACACGAGAAATTGAAAAATCCTTTAAACCTTGTTTAATAAAATTGAGGACTTCATTGCGTCGACTAACTGGTTGAATAAAATCTGGTTGAGATTCACACAGTTCTTCCAGTTGTTGCTGATATTTGGAAAGGCGAAAGAAATAATTTTGTTCATCACGCCATTCTGCCTGTTTATTGGTGTGAATAGCACAGTGATGATCTTCAATTAACTCCCGATCTTCTTTAAACTCTTCGCAAGAGACGCAGTACCAGCCCTGCTGACGATCAAGATAGATATCCCCTTGTTTCCAAACACGCTCAAAAAACTCGTTAACAATGGTCTGATGTTCTGACGCAGTGGTACGGCTAAAGCGATCATATTGGATATTGAGCTGTTCCCAGAGGGATTTAAAACTCTCAACAATGCGATCGCAATGAACTTGAGGTTCTAAACCCTGTTCAGTTGCAGTGCGCTGAATTTTTTGTCCATGTTCATCTGTCCCGGTAATAAATAAGACAGATTTACCCTGCAAACGCTGAAATCTAGCTACGGCATCTGCCACAATAGTGGTGTAAGCACTACCGATGTGAGGCACACCGTTGACGTAATAAAGGGGGGTAGTTAAAGCAAATTTATGGTTATCAGTAGAATTATTCATTTAAATTAGCGGACAATTGCTCAAACTAATAAGGTATAGATTTCATAACCTAATCTAGTTCGATGGCAATAATCAATAAATCGAAGCATAATGCGCCACAATCTATTTTTCTTAATAGCCCTAAAACCAGTCTTTTTAGTCAGAGATTACTCCCCCGTACAGCGACGGAGCCTTCTTACGAAGTTTGCTTATGCCTGCGGTATCCCTTTGGGACAACGGGGACAAAGGCCAGCCTTATGGCCGCATCTTACCCCAGCAACCCTAGACAAAGGCGTATAGTTCGCCGCATGTACTCGCATCGCATCGCGTAACTTCGCGCTGCTCTGACCGTTGGTTAAGTTGGAGAAATTTAATTAAAATAGCAAGATTTGAGAACTCCTCATATTAGTATCAATTACAACAACGGTTTAAATTAACTTTAAGAGAAATACTTAATAAATTTTCGATTTCGTTAATAAAGTTTGGTTAGAAAGACCTAATTTAGTCATGATTGATATATTTCAGCTTCAATATAGCGTCCGTCAATCGAAAAAGATTAAACTTTTGTTAATTGTTAAATATTGCTTCATACTAAAAATAGTTTTTATCGAGCAGTCTAAATAGGGTATTCCTC
This genomic window contains:
- the metG gene encoding methionine--tRNA ligase, with product MNNSTDNHKFALTTPLYYVNGVPHIGSAYTTIVADAVARFQRLQGKSVLFITGTDEHGQKIQRTATEQGLEPQVHCDRIVESFKSLWEQLNIQYDRFSRTTASEHQTIVNEFFERVWKQGDIYLDRQQGWYCVSCEEFKEDRELIEDHHCAIHTNKQAEWRDEQNYFFRLSKYQQQLEELCESQPDFIQPVSRRNEVLNFIKQGLKDFSISRVNLDWGFPIPVDEEHTIYVWFDALLGYITALLEPGQEPSLDNALSQWWPINLHLIGKDILRFHAVYWPAMLASAGLPLPKRVFGHGFLTKDGLKMGKTLGNTIDPFDLVDRYGSDAVRYYFLKEIELGKDGDFNETRFINVLNADLANDLGNLLNRTLGMLTKYCQGNGPQLTSTDYSSDHPLKSIGMDLGDRVIQAYKNLQFSQACQEILTLVRASNKYIDDSAPWSLFKQEKQTEVEQILYAVLESVRLSAYLLSPIIPNISSKIYQQLGFDWDFNSHQQAQAKENFPIHSSWGKLSTNKTLGKASPIFSKLELPSED